In Mustela nigripes isolate SB6536 chromosome 2, MUSNIG.SB6536, whole genome shotgun sequence, a single window of DNA contains:
- the TRIR gene encoding telomerase RNA component interacting RNase isoform X1: MAARGRRAEPPGREAPGPAGGGGVGSRWAESGPGTSPESGDEEASGAGSSPVSGGVNLFANDGSFLELFKRKMEEEQRQRQEEPPPGPPRPDQPAAAAGPGDLKRKGGPGPTLSFVGKRRGGNKLALKTGIVAKKQKTEDEVLTSKGDAWAKYMAEVKKYKAHQCGDDDKTRPLVK; the protein is encoded by the exons ATGGCTGCCCGAGGGAGACGGGCGGAGCCTCCGGGCCGGGAGGCGCCGGGccccgcgggcggcggcggcgtcgGGAGCCGATGGGCTGAGTCGGGGCCCGGGACGTCGCCCGAGAGCGGGGACGAGGAAGCGTCGGGCGCGGGTTCTAGCCCAGTGTCGGGCGGTGTGAACTTGTTCGCCAACGATGGCAGCTTCCTGGAGCTGTTCAAGCggaagatggaggaggagcagCGGCAGCGGCAGGAGGAGCCGCCCCCGGGCCCGCCGCGACCCGACCAGCCTGCTGCCGCCGCGGGCCCTGGGGATCTGAAGAGGAAGGGCGGCCCGGGCCCCACGCTCAGCTTC GTGGGCAAGCGCAGAGGCGGAAACAAACTAGCCCTCAAGACGGGAATAGTAGCCAAGAAGCAGAAGACGGAGGATGAG gtATTAACAAGTAAAGGTGATGCGTGGGCCAAGTACATGGCAGAGGTGAAAAAGTACAAAGCCCATCAGTGTGGCGATGATGATAAAACTCGGCCCCTGGTGAAATGA
- the TRIR gene encoding telomerase RNA component interacting RNase isoform X2 produces MAARGRRAEPPGREAPGPAGGGGVGSRWAESGPGTSPESGDEEASGAGSSPVSGGVNLFANDGSFLELFKRKMEEEQRQRQEEPPPGPPRPDQPAAAAGPGDLKRKGGGQAQRRKQTSPQDGNSSQEAEDGG; encoded by the exons ATGGCTGCCCGAGGGAGACGGGCGGAGCCTCCGGGCCGGGAGGCGCCGGGccccgcgggcggcggcggcgtcgGGAGCCGATGGGCTGAGTCGGGGCCCGGGACGTCGCCCGAGAGCGGGGACGAGGAAGCGTCGGGCGCGGGTTCTAGCCCAGTGTCGGGCGGTGTGAACTTGTTCGCCAACGATGGCAGCTTCCTGGAGCTGTTCAAGCggaagatggaggaggagcagCGGCAGCGGCAGGAGGAGCCGCCCCCGGGCCCGCCGCGACCCGACCAGCCTGCTGCCGCCGCGGGCCCTGGGGATCTGAAGAGGAAGGGCG GTGGGCAAGCGCAGAGGCGGAAACAAACTAGCCCTCAAGACGGGAATAGTAGCCAAGAAGCAGAAGACGGAGGATGA